In the Devosia sp. SL43 genome, one interval contains:
- a CDS encoding sulfite exporter TauE/SafE family protein: MDWAVLVGYWPFVLGLLVTGVFSGLAAGLLGIGGGAIIVPALATALSLMGYDSDLVQHVAVGTSLAIIIPTGIMSARAHYKRGALDMRVLRLWAPLIVVGTFIGGLMAGYFSGDVLRIVFAVMAFVIAANIVFAFQTKLMGHLDGSSLTHRISAFVVGYISALMGIGGGSLTVPTLVAFGATMHAAVGTSAAIGVAIALSGTLGFVISGWGVAGLPPFSVGYINLVALVLVAVLAAAFAPMGAAIAHRLNQQTLKYVFAAFLVFVGLNMLWKVIFG; the protein is encoded by the coding sequence ATGGATTGGGCTGTGCTGGTCGGCTACTGGCCGTTCGTGCTGGGGCTGCTGGTGACAGGAGTGTTCTCGGGACTGGCGGCGGGTCTGCTCGGCATCGGCGGCGGGGCGATCATTGTGCCGGCGCTGGCGACGGCGCTGTCACTGATGGGCTACGATTCGGACCTCGTGCAGCATGTTGCGGTGGGGACATCGCTCGCCATCATCATTCCCACCGGCATCATGAGCGCGCGGGCACACTACAAGCGGGGTGCGCTCGACATGCGGGTCCTCAGGCTCTGGGCGCCGCTGATCGTTGTAGGCACGTTCATCGGTGGGCTGATGGCCGGGTATTTTTCCGGCGACGTGCTGCGCATCGTGTTTGCCGTCATGGCCTTCGTGATCGCCGCCAATATCGTCTTCGCGTTCCAGACCAAGCTGATGGGGCACCTCGACGGATCGTCGCTGACCCACCGGATTTCGGCATTCGTCGTTGGCTATATCTCGGCGCTGATGGGGATTGGCGGCGGGTCGCTGACGGTGCCGACGCTGGTGGCGTTCGGCGCAACCATGCATGCTGCGGTGGGGACGTCGGCGGCGATCGGGGTGGCCATCGCGCTGTCGGGAACGCTCGGCTTCGTGATTTCGGGCTGGGGTGTAGCTGGTCTGCCGCCGTTCAGCGTGGGTTATATCAACCTGGTGGCGCTGGTGCTGGTCGCCGTGCTGGCCGCGGCTTTCGCGCCGATGGGGGCTGCTATTGCGCACCGTCTCAACCAGCAGACCCTCAAATATGTGTTCGCCGCATTCCTGGTGTTTGTCGGGCTCAACATGCTGTGGAAGGTCATCTTCGGCTAG
- a CDS encoding putative bifunctional diguanylate cyclase/phosphodiesterase has translation MTTLLARWFASAAVFLAVIATSVMGFWSAADTKLAEVRFAASDRAPSGDIVFIDIDARSLAEVGLWPWPRSIHGELIDNLMALGAYEVALDIDFSAASTPPEDDAFAASLERAGGYVFLSTFRQTDAKGALVINQPLPQFAEYADSVLANVEALESGMVRAVPARVPGMVATSVAVVFSPTRASPQTIRIDYSIDLRQIVRIPAIDVLNGAVDPALVRDRQVVVGASAIELHDLFDVPRFGTVPGPMVQIAAAETLKLDRALLNLSIWPALGLVGLLVLGVTVFRRASVPKVAGVLAAVAVAVELAALLALTILKIDVATMPVHVGLLSLIVLRLLDERVVRHRQLREQRARLAYLANHDIRTGAMSRTAWIDALDAIMDRGTPLWIVLLRLDRLDAAGASLGYEIVEAAIAMAHARLRELTPGMVARIESDAFAMSWLRRPDDAEIHSLLAAIEQPYEIGQHRVALELRWGASGEISNAVGASPGLQRARIALAAAGNLGQKGCDYDDSFEAELRRRQLIDIDLRQAIANGELDIAFQSQVDMRTRRVVGVEALLRWNSTRFGPVSPADFIPMAEENGTIIELGAWVFAEACRRTMLQGWGGRLSINVSPIQFQRGDVVGMVRSALEATDFPADRLDIEITESLFVDQGNQIRPALDALRSMGAQIAIDDFGTGYSSLSHLSGLPVDKLKIDQSFVRQLSDRRGAGVMEAIVSLGQRLGLVIVVEGVETEAELDQLTSLGCHVAQGYLFGRPGSLPVTEDGVAA, from the coding sequence ATGACCACTCTGTTAGCGCGGTGGTTTGCAAGCGCCGCGGTCTTTCTTGCGGTCATAGCAACCAGCGTCATGGGCTTCTGGTCCGCCGCAGATACCAAGCTCGCCGAGGTCAGGTTCGCTGCCAGTGATCGGGCCCCCAGTGGCGACATTGTTTTCATCGATATTGATGCGCGCAGCCTCGCCGAGGTCGGCCTCTGGCCCTGGCCGCGGTCCATTCACGGCGAACTCATCGACAACCTGATGGCATTGGGCGCCTATGAAGTGGCCCTCGATATCGACTTCAGCGCGGCCTCGACGCCACCTGAGGATGATGCCTTTGCGGCGAGCCTGGAGCGGGCCGGTGGTTACGTCTTTCTCAGCACCTTTCGCCAAACTGACGCCAAAGGAGCGCTGGTCATCAACCAGCCGCTGCCCCAATTCGCTGAATATGCCGATTCCGTTCTGGCCAATGTCGAGGCATTGGAGAGCGGTATGGTTCGTGCTGTCCCCGCCCGCGTGCCCGGGATGGTGGCCACGTCAGTTGCTGTGGTGTTCTCGCCAACACGCGCGTCACCCCAGACGATCCGGATCGACTATTCCATCGACCTTCGCCAGATCGTTCGTATTCCTGCCATTGATGTTCTGAACGGCGCGGTGGACCCCGCTCTGGTGCGAGACCGGCAGGTCGTGGTCGGTGCCAGCGCCATAGAACTGCACGATCTGTTTGATGTCCCACGTTTCGGAACCGTGCCGGGGCCCATGGTGCAGATCGCCGCGGCCGAAACCCTCAAACTCGACCGAGCACTGCTAAACCTGTCGATCTGGCCGGCGCTGGGTCTTGTCGGGCTCCTGGTGCTCGGGGTCACCGTGTTCCGACGCGCCAGCGTGCCAAAGGTTGCCGGCGTTCTCGCGGCTGTCGCGGTCGCTGTAGAATTGGCGGCACTGCTGGCACTTACCATCTTGAAGATCGACGTAGCCACAATGCCGGTGCATGTCGGGTTATTGTCCCTAATCGTGCTTCGGCTGCTTGATGAGCGTGTCGTCCGACACCGCCAGTTACGCGAGCAGCGAGCGCGTCTGGCCTATCTCGCCAACCACGACATCCGAACCGGCGCCATGTCGCGAACGGCGTGGATCGACGCGTTGGATGCGATTATGGATCGCGGCACGCCTCTCTGGATCGTGCTGTTGAGACTCGATCGGCTGGATGCCGCCGGTGCAAGCTTGGGCTATGAGATTGTCGAGGCGGCCATTGCCATGGCTCATGCCCGGCTACGGGAACTGACCCCAGGGATGGTGGCGCGAATCGAAAGCGACGCCTTTGCGATGTCATGGCTTCGTCGGCCGGACGATGCCGAGATCCACAGTCTCTTGGCGGCAATTGAACAGCCATATGAGATTGGCCAGCACCGCGTGGCGCTGGAACTACGGTGGGGCGCGAGCGGCGAAATATCAAATGCGGTCGGAGCAAGCCCAGGCCTACAGCGCGCGCGGATAGCGTTGGCCGCCGCGGGCAACCTTGGCCAGAAGGGCTGTGACTACGACGACAGCTTCGAAGCTGAATTGCGCCGCCGCCAGTTGATCGACATCGATCTGAGACAGGCAATAGCCAACGGCGAGCTCGACATCGCCTTTCAATCCCAGGTCGATATGCGGACAAGGCGCGTCGTCGGCGTTGAAGCACTGCTCAGGTGGAACAGCACCAGATTTGGACCCGTCTCGCCCGCAGACTTCATTCCTATGGCTGAGGAAAACGGCACCATTATCGAGCTCGGTGCCTGGGTGTTCGCCGAGGCATGCCGGCGAACGATGCTTCAAGGATGGGGCGGTCGGCTTTCGATAAATGTGTCGCCGATTCAGTTTCAGAGAGGTGACGTGGTCGGCATGGTTCGCTCGGCCCTCGAAGCCACCGACTTTCCCGCCGATCGGCTGGATATCGAAATAACCGAGAGCCTGTTCGTGGATCAAGGCAACCAGATCAGGCCGGCGCTGGATGCTCTGCGATCGATGGGCGCTCAGATTGCCATCGATGATTTCGGAACGGGTTACTCTTCATTGAGCCACTTGTCCGGCCTGCCGGTGGACAAGCTCAAGATCGATCAGAGCTTCGTGCGCCAGTTGAGTGACCGGCGTGGCGCCGGCGTGATGGAAGCGATCGTGTCGCTTGGTCAGCGGCTTGGGTTGGTCATCGTGGTGGAGGGCGTGGAAACGGAGGCTGAGTTAGACCAGCTGACTTCGCTGGGATGCCATGTGGCTCAGGGCTACTTGTTTGGAAGACCGGGCAGCCTTCCTGTCA
- a CDS encoding SIMPL domain-containing protein — MRHSLFLTPLVLLAGLTLPAFAGTITIEGRGEVTAAPDMAMINSGVTTQGATAREALDANTAAMAALVAELKAAGIEARDIQTSGFSVNPNYVYTDERDANGYTLPPKINGYQVSNTVTVVVRKLDTLGSILDKSVTVGANTVNGVSFSVADPSELYDEARKAAFADAKAKAELYAGVAGSALEDIVSISETQGFNQPQPVAMYAMRADAASAPVPVEAGELSFAINVNVQWELEDDTK, encoded by the coding sequence ATGCGCCACTCTCTGTTTCTTACTCCCCTCGTCCTGCTCGCTGGCCTGACCCTGCCCGCCTTTGCTGGCACCATCACCATCGAAGGTCGCGGCGAGGTTACGGCCGCCCCTGACATGGCGATGATCAACTCGGGCGTCACCACCCAGGGCGCCACCGCCCGCGAAGCGCTCGACGCCAATACCGCAGCCATGGCTGCCCTGGTTGCAGAGCTCAAGGCAGCCGGCATCGAGGCCCGCGACATCCAGACCTCCGGCTTCTCGGTCAATCCGAACTACGTTTACACCGATGAGCGCGACGCCAACGGCTACACCCTGCCGCCCAAGATCAACGGCTACCAGGTGTCCAACACCGTCACCGTCGTCGTACGCAAGCTCGACACGCTGGGCTCCATTCTCGACAAGTCGGTCACCGTCGGCGCCAACACTGTCAACGGCGTCAGCTTCTCGGTCGCCGATCCGTCCGAGCTTTACGACGAGGCCCGCAAGGCAGCGTTTGCCGATGCCAAGGCCAAGGCCGAGCTCTATGCCGGCGTCGCTGGCAGCGCCCTCGAGGATATCGTGTCGATTTCCGAGACCCAGGGGTTCAATCAGCCGCAGCCCGTCGCCATGTATGCCATGCGCGCCGATGCAGCCTCGGCTCCGGTTCCCGTGGAAGCGGGCGAGTTGAGCTTTGCCATCAACGTCAATGTCCAGTGGGAACTGGAAGACGACACGAAGTAA
- a CDS encoding rhodanese-like domain-containing protein, with protein sequence MSFVSEYPVAAPGVAVEHFSRRLSVETDCADVAACLKSGDVDFVLLHVVGSPEAYARRHVPGALHLPHRQITQERVAEWPEDTLFVVYCAGPHCNGADQAALKLARLGRKVKLMIGGITGWADEGLAFSAGLDAEPQIAAIG encoded by the coding sequence ATGAGCTTTGTGAGCGAGTATCCGGTGGCGGCGCCTGGGGTGGCGGTGGAGCATTTTTCACGGCGGCTGTCGGTCGAGACCGATTGTGCCGATGTCGCGGCGTGCCTGAAGAGCGGGGATGTCGACTTCGTGTTGCTGCATGTTGTCGGCTCGCCCGAGGCCTATGCGCGGCGACATGTGCCGGGGGCGCTGCATCTGCCGCACAGGCAGATCACCCAGGAGCGCGTGGCGGAATGGCCGGAGGACACGCTGTTCGTGGTCTATTGCGCCGGGCCGCATTGCAACGGGGCTGACCAGGCGGCGCTGAAGCTGGCGCGACTGGGACGCAAGGTGAAGCTGATGATCGGCGGGATCACCGGCTGGGCCGACGAAGGTTTGGCGTTTAGCGCAGGTCTTGATGCAGAGCCGCAGATTGCCGCAATTGGGTAA
- a CDS encoding fumarylacetoacetate hydrolase family protein, whose amino-acid sequence MGNRHYPDGVLLGRARVPGHDQPRIVTVRDGDVVDITAKGLATVRDIAECGRAAEHVRHALGVNLGSADTILANSVAANLDPSVPSMLSPIDLQAIKASGVTFVVSLLERVIEEQARGDKSRADALRGEILGLIGTDLSELVPGSETAMKVKDALIAKGVWSQYLEVGIGPDAEIFTKGQPMSSVGYGAEVGLHPVSSWNNPEPEVALLVTSKGEIIGATLGNDVNLRDVEGRSALLLGKAKDNNASASLGPFVRLFDGDFTLETVKQSELSLRVEGEDGFVLEGHSSMNQISRTPESLVAATIGGHHQYPDGLVLYLGTMFAPVKDRDGEGKGFTHKLGDVVSISTSELGTLSNSVNLSTKCPPWTYGASHLLRDLAKADLL is encoded by the coding sequence ATGGGCAACAGGCACTATCCCGATGGCGTTCTGCTAGGTCGTGCTCGTGTGCCGGGACACGATCAGCCGCGCATCGTCACGGTCCGCGATGGGGATGTCGTCGATATTACCGCAAAGGGCTTGGCAACCGTCCGCGACATAGCCGAGTGTGGCCGTGCCGCTGAGCACGTGCGGCACGCTTTGGGTGTAAATCTGGGTTCGGCCGATACAATCCTGGCCAACAGCGTTGCCGCCAATCTCGATCCGTCGGTTCCGAGCATGCTGTCTCCCATCGATCTGCAGGCCATCAAGGCTTCGGGCGTTACCTTCGTCGTTTCGCTGCTTGAGAGAGTAATCGAAGAACAGGCCCGCGGGGATAAGTCGCGTGCCGATGCCCTGCGTGGCGAAATCCTCGGGCTGATCGGCACCGATCTTTCGGAGCTGGTTCCCGGGTCCGAGACCGCAATGAAGGTCAAGGACGCTTTGATCGCCAAGGGTGTGTGGAGTCAGTATCTCGAAGTCGGTATTGGACCGGACGCCGAGATCTTCACCAAGGGCCAGCCGATGAGTTCGGTGGGCTATGGCGCCGAGGTCGGGCTGCATCCGGTATCGAGCTGGAACAATCCGGAGCCGGAAGTGGCGCTGCTGGTAACCAGCAAGGGCGAGATCATCGGCGCGACGCTGGGCAATGACGTCAACCTGCGCGACGTCGAGGGCCGCTCTGCTCTATTGTTGGGCAAGGCCAAGGACAACAATGCCTCCGCATCGCTGGGGCCGTTCGTGCGGCTGTTCGACGGCGACTTCACCCTGGAAACGGTCAAGCAATCCGAGCTGTCGCTGCGCGTCGAGGGCGAGGACGGCTTCGTGCTCGAGGGACATTCCTCGATGAACCAGATTTCGCGCACACCGGAATCGCTGGTTGCGGCCACTATTGGCGGGCATCACCAATATCCCGACGGTCTTGTGCTTTATCTCGGCACCATGTTCGCGCCGGTGAAGGATCGCGACGGAGAGGGTAAGGGCTTTACTCATAAGCTTGGCGACGTCGTCTCGATCTCGACATCCGAGCTTGGCACCCTATCTAATAGCGTGAACCTCTCCACCAAATGTCCGCCCTGGACCTATGGCGCCAGCCACCTGCTGCGCGACCTGGCCAAGGCTGATCTCCTCTAA
- a CDS encoding aminotransferase-like domain-containing protein, with the protein MTPADFRLSARARSMKASEIRELLKLVGRPSMISFAGGIPDPGLFNVALFQDAWREAFSGPSIAREALQYSTTEGYPPLRQWLADHMTSLGVPAEADNILITSGSQQGLDLIGKLLLDKGSAVATHRPTYLGALQAFSAFEPTFSSIDAPQPVGDAAARLLYLVPDFANPTGLTMSRAARRAALEQAQILNAVIVEDAAYTALRYDGETVPPIAALDAATAGSIEGTRTLYCGTFSKTLSPGLRVGWISGPKALIRKLAMLKQGADLHTASFNQMVMHQVAMAGFDTQVERIRAVYRTRRDAMLAALDRHAPLGVRWKRPEGGMFIWLELPEHIDAANLLKQAIRRDIAFVPGGAFFPDGSGRNTLRLSFSLSDEAQIEVGIFKLCELIGQQGLARAVSV; encoded by the coding sequence ATGACGCCAGCCGATTTTCGCCTCTCCGCCCGCGCCCGGTCCATGAAGGCGTCGGAAATCCGCGAACTGCTCAAGCTCGTGGGCCGCCCCTCGATGATCTCCTTTGCCGGCGGCATTCCCGATCCCGGCCTGTTCAACGTCGCCTTGTTCCAGGACGCCTGGCGCGAGGCCTTCAGCGGTCCGTCCATCGCCCGCGAGGCCCTGCAATATTCCACCACCGAGGGCTATCCGCCGCTGCGGCAGTGGCTGGCCGATCACATGACGAGCCTGGGCGTTCCGGCCGAGGCCGACAACATCCTCATCACCTCAGGTTCCCAGCAGGGCCTTGATCTGATTGGCAAACTGCTCCTCGACAAAGGCAGTGCCGTGGCCACGCATCGCCCAACCTATCTGGGCGCGCTCCAGGCGTTCTCGGCCTTCGAGCCGACTTTCTCATCCATCGACGCCCCCCAGCCAGTCGGCGACGCTGCCGCCCGGCTGCTCTACCTCGTGCCCGACTTTGCCAACCCGACTGGCCTGACCATGAGCCGTGCCGCCCGCCGCGCCGCGCTCGAACAGGCCCAGATACTCAATGCCGTCATCGTCGAAGACGCCGCCTACACCGCCCTGCGCTACGACGGCGAAACCGTCCCGCCCATCGCCGCTCTCGACGCCGCGACGGCGGGCTCCATCGAAGGCACCCGCACCCTCTATTGCGGCACTTTCTCCAAGACCCTGTCGCCCGGCCTGCGCGTCGGCTGGATCAGCGGCCCCAAGGCGCTGATCCGCAAGCTGGCCATGCTCAAGCAGGGCGCCGACCTGCATACCGCCAGCTTCAACCAGATGGTCATGCATCAGGTGGCCATGGCGGGCTTCGACACGCAGGTCGAGCGTATCCGTGCCGTCTATCGAACCCGCCGCGACGCCATGTTGGCCGCGCTGGATCGCCATGCACCGCTAGGTGTGCGCTGGAAGCGGCCGGAAGGCGGCATGTTCATCTGGCTCGAACTGCCCGAGCATATCGACGCCGCGAACCTGTTAAAGCAGGCCATCCGCCGCGACATCGCCTTCGTCCCTGGCGGGGCGTTCTTCCCCGATGGATCGGGGCGCAACACGTTGCGGCTGAGCTTCTCGCTGAGCGATGAAGCCCAGATCGAAGTGGGCATATTCAAGCTGTGCGAGTTGATTGGTCAGCAGGGGTTGGCGCGGGCGGTGAGTGTTTAG
- a CDS encoding aminotransferase-like domain-containing protein gives MHLPDNGQPVHEQVAGAVEAAIAEGRFRVGERLPTHRQLAQQFLVSIGSVTRAIDTLSARGVVRGEIGRGTFVLGQADADDGGVMDLTINAPPPVVGLARMAEASEIANRHALALAHGGYGDLSGTERQRGLVAGWLSETRTALRSDEILLCNGAQQALHLAFATLKDRSSVILTESATFPGALAAAANLGMVMAPVAHDGDGMLPEALDRALTTTGAKIIYTTPVCQNPLGFETGPQRRRALADIATRHDAVIVEDDIYGVYAAKGRLTYRELAPERTFYVTSFSKSLTPLIRLGVIAPPAAMLAAVRKRMRAESWGLTPYIGELAAAMIETGLAAEAATTLRAEGLARLQMVQAALGLVDVPMPGGAPHVWLTMPPLKAEQFARRASEAGVRITPPSAAQVGEVPVSGVRLCIMAPPARGTLARALDVIGGILGSDEDVVV, from the coding sequence ATGCATCTGCCTGATAATGGTCAGCCAGTTCACGAGCAGGTGGCCGGCGCCGTGGAAGCCGCGATCGCCGAGGGCCGCTTTCGGGTGGGCGAACGGCTGCCGACACATCGACAGTTGGCGCAGCAGTTTTTGGTCTCCATCGGCAGCGTGACCCGGGCCATCGATACGCTCAGCGCGCGTGGCGTAGTGCGCGGCGAGATCGGGCGCGGCACCTTCGTGCTGGGGCAGGCGGATGCCGATGATGGCGGAGTGATGGACCTGACCATCAATGCGCCGCCGCCGGTGGTCGGGCTCGCGAGGATGGCGGAAGCGTCCGAGATTGCCAACCGTCATGCGCTGGCGCTGGCCCATGGTGGTTATGGCGACCTCAGCGGCACGGAACGGCAGCGCGGACTGGTCGCGGGGTGGCTGAGCGAGACGCGGACCGCGCTGCGATCGGACGAGATATTGCTCTGCAACGGAGCGCAGCAAGCACTGCACCTGGCATTTGCGACGCTCAAGGACCGATCAAGCGTCATTCTGACCGAGAGTGCCACGTTTCCCGGCGCACTGGCGGCGGCGGCCAATCTGGGCATGGTCATGGCGCCGGTAGCGCATGACGGGGACGGCATGCTGCCCGAGGCGCTGGACCGCGCGCTGACTACGACCGGCGCGAAGATCATCTACACGACCCCGGTCTGCCAGAACCCGCTGGGTTTCGAGACCGGGCCGCAGCGTCGGCGCGCGCTGGCTGACATCGCGACGCGGCACGACGCCGTCATCGTCGAGGACGACATTTATGGGGTCTATGCGGCCAAGGGGCGGCTGACCTATCGCGAGCTGGCGCCGGAGCGGACATTCTATGTCACCAGCTTCTCCAAGAGCCTGACGCCGCTGATACGGCTGGGGGTGATAGCCCCGCCGGCCGCGATGTTGGCGGCGGTGCGCAAGCGCATGCGGGCGGAGAGCTGGGGGCTGACGCCGTATATCGGCGAGCTGGCGGCAGCGATGATCGAGACGGGGCTGGCCGCCGAGGCGGCCACGACGTTGCGCGCGGAAGGGCTGGCGCGGCTGCAGATGGTGCAGGCGGCACTGGGTCTGGTTGACGTGCCCATGCCCGGTGGGGCGCCGCATGTCTGGCTGACCATGCCGCCTCTCAAGGCGGAGCAGTTCGCACGGCGGGCAAGCGAGGCCGGTGTGCGGATCACGCCGCCATCGGCAGCCCAGGTGGGCGAGGTGCCCGTCTCGGGGGTGCGGCTCTGCATAATGGCGCCACCGGCGCGCGGAACGCTGGCGCGGGCGCTGGACGTGATCGGGGGAATATTGGGGAGCGACGAGGACGTGGTGGTTTAG
- a CDS encoding FecR family protein: MLRAIVVVLSLLLVPICLGADWTVDRVRGEANYQVDGSWLPLSRGHVVQNGILVRTGVSGRVDLVRGAEAVSLGANTQIQIRDAGSEMMTSIIQDSGVVTAEVERRNVQHFSVQTPYLAAVVKGTKFVVTVDAHSATVDVERGVVQVQDPENGLVADIRPGQEATVTDEAPLLVIGGSSAQIFTFAGTPVAVDEDLGNGNGQGNGNGQGNGNGQGNGNGQGNGNGQGNGNGQGNGNGQGNGNGQGNGNGQGNGNGQGNGNGQGNGNGQGNGNGQGNGNAQGNGNAQSDEDEGADEDDSQGNGNGQGNGNGQANGNAQGNGNGQSDEDEGADEDDSQGNGNGQGNGNGKQGD; the protein is encoded by the coding sequence ATGCTGCGCGCAATTGTTGTTGTACTGTCGCTGTTGCTCGTCCCGATTTGCTTAGGGGCAGATTGGACGGTTGATCGGGTTCGCGGCGAAGCCAACTATCAAGTTGACGGCTCCTGGCTCCCGTTGTCCCGCGGCCATGTCGTCCAAAACGGTATCCTTGTCCGAACGGGCGTGAGCGGCCGTGTCGATCTGGTGCGCGGAGCCGAAGCGGTCAGCCTTGGCGCGAATACACAGATCCAGATCAGGGATGCTGGCAGCGAGATGATGACCTCGATCATCCAAGATAGCGGTGTCGTGACGGCAGAGGTCGAGCGCCGGAATGTGCAGCACTTTTCCGTACAGACGCCATATCTTGCCGCCGTGGTGAAAGGCACCAAATTCGTCGTCACGGTTGATGCCCACAGTGCAACGGTCGATGTTGAACGCGGTGTGGTGCAGGTTCAGGATCCTGAAAACGGTCTTGTCGCGGATATTCGTCCCGGACAGGAAGCCACGGTGACGGATGAGGCGCCACTTTTGGTGATTGGCGGGAGCAGCGCTCAGATTTTTACCTTTGCAGGCACTCCTGTGGCTGTAGACGAAGACCTGGGCAACGGGAACGGCCAGGGTAACGGGAACGGCCAGGGCAATGGGAACGGCCAGGGCAACGGGAACGGCCAGGGTAACGGGAACGGCCAGGGCAATGGGAACGGCCAGGGTAACGGGAACGGCCAGGGCAACGGGAACGGCCAGGGTAACGGGAACGGCCAGGGTAACGGGAACGGCCAGGGTAATGGGAACGGCCAGGGTAACGGAAACGGCCAAGGCAATGGGAACGGCCAGGGCAACGGGAATGCCCAGGGCAATGGGAACGCTCAGAGCGACGAGGACGAGGGCGCGGACGAGGACGACAGCCAGGGTAACGGAAACGGCCAAGGCAATGGGAACGGCCAGGCCAACGGGAATGCCCAGGGCAATGGGAACGGTCAGAGCGACGAGGACGAGGGCGCGGACGAGGACGACAGCCAGGGCAACGGAAACGGCCAGGGCAATGGAAATGGCAAGCAGGGTGACTGA
- a CDS encoding aldehyde dehydrogenase family protein: MAELHKNLINGEWVGSDGAENINPSNTSEVVGVYARATAEETKQAIAAAKAAFPAWSRSGILERHAILSKTSQEILARKAELGELLSREEGKTLPEGIGEVTRAAQIFDFFAGEVLRLAGEVLPSVRPGVGVEITREPIGVIGIITPWNFPIAIPTWKMAPALAYGNTVVIKPADLVPGSTWAIVDILVRNGLPKGVVNLVMGKGSVVGQTMLDSKDVNAISFTGSVGTGKRVAAASIEVGRKFQLEMGGKNPTVVLDDADLKVAVETVAQSAFFSTGQRCTASSRVIVTEGIHDAFVDALCERTKNLRVGDALAKDTEIGPVVDPSQLKQDMDYIGIGQDEGAELRAGGQRVNAPTEGYFLQPALFTGVTNQMRIAREEIFGPVAAVIKVKDYEEALFTANDTEFGLSAGIVTTSLKYATHFKRNAEAGMVMVNVPTAGVDFHVPFGGRKGSSYGSREQGKYAAEFFTVVKTAYTAAG; this comes from the coding sequence ATGGCTGAACTGCACAAGAACCTCATCAACGGGGAATGGGTGGGCTCTGACGGCGCCGAGAATATCAATCCGTCCAACACATCAGAAGTGGTAGGTGTCTATGCCCGCGCTACCGCCGAAGAGACCAAGCAGGCGATTGCCGCTGCCAAGGCCGCCTTCCCGGCCTGGTCGCGCTCGGGCATTCTCGAACGCCACGCGATCCTTTCTAAGACCAGCCAGGAAATCCTGGCCCGCAAGGCCGAACTGGGCGAATTGCTGAGCCGCGAAGAAGGCAAGACACTGCCGGAAGGCATTGGCGAGGTGACCCGCGCCGCGCAGATTTTCGACTTCTTTGCCGGTGAAGTCTTGCGTCTTGCTGGCGAAGTGCTGCCATCCGTGCGGCCAGGTGTGGGTGTCGAAATTACCCGCGAGCCAATCGGGGTGATCGGTATCATCACGCCGTGGAACTTCCCGATCGCCATCCCGACCTGGAAGATGGCGCCGGCGCTGGCCTATGGCAACACGGTTGTCATCAAGCCGGCCGACCTGGTGCCAGGTTCGACCTGGGCCATCGTCGATATCCTGGTCCGCAACGGCCTCCCCAAGGGTGTTGTGAACCTTGTCATGGGCAAGGGTTCGGTGGTTGGCCAGACCATGCTCGACAGCAAGGACGTCAATGCCATTTCGTTCACCGGTTCGGTTGGCACGGGCAAGCGCGTAGCGGCGGCCTCGATCGAGGTGGGTCGCAAGTTCCAGCTCGAAATGGGCGGCAAGAACCCGACCGTCGTGCTTGATGACGCTGACCTCAAGGTTGCGGTCGAGACCGTGGCACAGTCGGCCTTCTTCTCGACCGGGCAGCGCTGCACGGCGTCGTCGCGTGTCATCGTAACCGAGGGCATTCACGATGCCTTCGTCGATGCGCTGTGCGAGCGGACCAAGAACCTGCGCGTCGGCGATGCTTTGGCCAAGGATACCGAGATTGGGCCCGTAGTCGATCCAAGCCAGCTCAAGCAGGACATGGACTATATCGGCATCGGCCAGGATGAAGGCGCCGAACTGCGTGCAGGCGGCCAGCGGGTCAATGCACCGACCGAAGGCTACTTCCTGCAGCCGGCGCTGTTTACCGGGGTCACCAACCAGATGCGCATCGCGCGCGAAGAAATCTTCGGGCCGGTGGCTGCGGTCATCAAGGTCAAGGACTACGAGGAAGCCCTGTTCACGGCCAACGATACCGAATTCGGTCTCTCGGCGGGCATCGTCACCACCTCGCTCAAGTATGCGACGCACTTCAAGCGCAATGCCGAGGCCGGCATGGTGATGGTCAATGTGCCGACGGCTGGCGTCGATTTCCACGTCCCGTTCGGTGGCCGCAAGGGCTCAAGCTATGGCTCGCGCGAACAGGGCAAGTACGCGGCCGAGTTCTTCACCGTGGTGAAGACGGCCTATACGGCAGCGGGTTAG